A region of Haliotis asinina isolate JCU_RB_2024 chromosome 9, JCU_Hal_asi_v2, whole genome shotgun sequence DNA encodes the following proteins:
- the LOC137296740 gene encoding uncharacterized protein — translation MATRIPITKDSFGFEDRQDDIWQQMEHDMERRRKEWENEIEKMSSDFFSMRPDRTQRSFDPIQDRIGIAESHDDGKSVIEKNENGQPVFKARFNVKDYKPEEVSVKMDANKIIVQAKHEENSGGASVSREYCREVNIPKEIDPLALQCSISPEGKLTVEAPIPVPDYQKDAPVPLPDYQREAHVPAPDYQREAPVPAPDYQRDAPVPAPDYLRDASGTPTKISITQSSNASHSPYHSGTSSPASFQHPQSQQRVSTPPYKTQAHFTPSPVNQPQQFQSPPSSGQFQQTSGSSYGQYPSHTGSSGQFQAPPYQGQSYSKTPQAFNAPAFNSSSTQRTASPVSFTEKKFKIDADIEDFNPEDLTVKTLDKKIVITARKEVKSGNRTSTREMSREFAIPDNVDPYTVKAFFTEGGKLILEAPYRQTTSGQYSNGGGVHCSSPMTGR, via the coding sequence ATGGCAACGCGCATACCCATCACTAAAGACTCTTTTGGATTTGAAGACCGTCAAGACGACATCTGGCAACAGATGGAACATGACATGGAGCGAAGGAGGAAGGAGTGGGAGAATGAGATAGAGAAGATGTCCTCCGACTTCTTCTCCATGAGGCCAGACCGGACACAACGCAGCTTCGACCCTATCCAGGACAGGATCGGCATCGCCGAGAGCCACGACGACGGAAAGAGCGTCATTGAGAAGAACGAGAATGGTCAGCCCGTGTTCAAGGCCAGGTTTAATGTCAAGGACTACAAACCGGAAGAGGTCAGTGTCAAGATGGATGCCAATAAGATCATCGTCCAAGCCAAGCATGAGGAAAACAGCGGGGGAGCGTCTGTGAGTCGGGAATACTGCCGGGAGGTCAACATTCCGAAGGAGATCGATCCTCTTGCCCTGCAGTGCAGCATCTCCCCCGAGGGAAAACTGACGGTAGAAGCACCAATCCCTGTTCCCGACTATCAGAAGGATGCCCCCGTACCGCTCCCCGACTATCAGAGGGAGGCGCACGTACCAGCTCCCGACTATCAGAGGGAGGCGCCCGTACCAGCCCCCGACTATCAGAGAGATGCACCTGTACCAGCGCCCGACTATTTGCGGGACGCCTCGGGTACGCCAACAAAGATTAGCATCACCCAATCATCTAACGCTTCTCACTCCCCGTATCATTCAGGAACGTCTTCACCAGCATCGTTCCAGCATCCACAATCACAACAAAGGGTTTCTACACCGCCTTATAAGACCCAAgcacattttacaccttcaCCTGTCAATCAACCCCAGCAATTCCAGTCTCCCCCTTCCTCAGGTCAGTTTCAACAGACATCTGGCTCATCGTATGGTCAATATCCGTCGCACACGGGATCTTCTGGGCAGTTCCAAGCTCCTCCCTACCAAGGACAGAGCTATTCTAAGACGCCTCAAGCTTTCAACGCACCTGCCTTCAATTCCTCATCTACGCAGCGCACTGCTTCCCCCGTGAGCTTCACAGAGAAGAAGTTCAAGATCGATGCTGATATCGAGGACTTTAACCCGGAAGATCTAACTGTCAAGACCCTTGACAAGAAGATCGTTATCACAGCTCGGAAAGAGGTCAAGTCGGGCAACAGAACGTCAACCCGCGAGATGAGTCGAGAGTTCGCTATCCCCGACAACGTGGACCCATACACCGTCAAGGCCTTTTTCACTGAGGGCGGGAAACTTATCCTTGAGGCTCCGTACAGGCAGACGACTTCCGGTCAGTACTCCAATGGCGGAGGAGTCCACTGCAGCTCGCCTATGACAGGGAGGTAG